Genomic segment of Alcanivorax borkumensis SK2:
CAGGTGAAATTCGATGCGACGAGGTTCTAAACAGCGGTCGCACCCCGCCGCTGAAGGTCGATACAGCCATGATTGAAAATTGCCTACCATAACGCCATTGTACGTTGCACAGAGCATACGTTCACACTATTCCCCGGAGGCCTATTGAACGCTGACTTGCCTGGCTGGCTGGCGCCACTTGCGCAACAACTTGAACCCTGGTTGCCTGCGCTGACCATTACCGGAGCCATCATGGCCGTAGCCTCGCTGGTTGCGCTACCTTGGTTTTTGGTGCGCATACCCGAAAATTACTTTACCCAGGCGTATTCTCCCCACCAGAACCGAGGCGTTATTGCATGGCTGTTCTGGCTGTTACGTAACCTGTTAGCGCTACTATTACTCATTGCAGGCATCATCATGCTGGTGCTCCCAGGCCAAGGTTTACTCACCATTCTGATAGCCATAATGAGCAGCACATTCCCAGGGAAATACCGTTTGGAAAGCGCTATTATGCGCCGCCCCGGGGTTTTCCGGGCCGCCAACTGGATCCGGGCCAAATACCACCACCGCCCGCTGGAACACCCTGATGCCTATAACAAGGAGCCTACCCATGGCCGTTAACAGCGCCGCAATCCGCTGGCTTGGTGATCACCTGCAATTGCTAGATCAACGTTGTCTGCCCACCGAAACGCTGTGGTTGGACATTTGCGATAGCCAACAAGCAGCCGACGCCATCCGTAACATGGTCGTGCGTGGCGCCCCCGCCATTGGCATCACTGCAGCCTATGGCCTAGCCCTAGAAGCTCAAATCATGGGCAATGACGCATCCTGGGTTACACTGCAAAATGCGGTTGCCACCCTAGCAGACAGCCGGCCAACGGCGGTGAACCTTTTCTGGGCACTTGAACGCCTGCAGCGCTATGCGGGGGACTTACAAGGTAAGGCGCTGGCACAGGCTCTGGCCGAGGACGCTGAAGCGATTCATCGCGAAGACCTCGCCGCTAACCAGGCCATGGGCGAATTCGGTGCCGACCTGTTGCCCAGCGGCGCCACCGTCTACACCCACTGCAATACCGGTGCTCTAGCGACCGGCGGGCATGGCACCGCTCTGGGCATCATTCGCAGTGCCTGGGCGCGAAATCAACTCACTGGCGTGTTTGCCGGCGAAACCCGCCCTTGGTTACAGGGCAGCCGGCTGACCAGCTGGGAGCTGCTAAACGATGGCATTCCTGTGACGCTGGTGGCGGACAGCTGTGCCGGCCAACTGATGCAGCAGGGGAAAATCCAAGCCGTTATCGTAGGCGCAGACCGTATCACCGCCAATGGTGATACTGCCAACAAAATCGGCACCTACAATCTGGCCGTTTTGGCCCAACATCACAATATTCCCTTCATCGTGGCTGCTCCCGTCTCAACGCTGGACCCGGCCCTGCCCAATGGCAGCCATATTGTGATTGAAGAACGGGACGCTAACGAAGTGCGCAACGTGCAAGGCAAGTCATTAGCCCCTGAACATTGCCCGGTATATAACCCAGCCTTTGATATCACCCCCGCGCAATTGATCACCGCCATCGTTACCGAACGAGGCGTGGTCCACCGCCCGGATACGGCCAAAATTAACAGCCATCTGGCTCAGACCAAGGAAAGCTAGCATGCCTGAGCGCCCCTACTCTACCACTGTCTTCCGCGACGCTGCCCGAGCATTGGCGGCCACCGGACAACGGATTTACGCTAATGGCTGGTCGCCTGCCACCAGCAGTAATTACTCTCAGCGGCTCAATACCGACTTTGCCGCCGTTACTCAATCTGGCAAAGACAAAGGCCTACTGCGAGAAACGGATATCATGGCTGTGAACATGGACGGCCAGCCGGCTTCCAGCGGCAAGCCCTCTGCAGAAACCTTGCTGCATACCCAACTTTACCGCTTCGATGGCAACATTCAGGCGGTACTTCACACCCATAGCCATGCCTCCACCGTGCTGACCATGCACTGGCCCGCTAACAGCATTACTTTAGAAGGTTATGAGCTACTCAAAGCCCTGCAAGGGATTACCAGCCATAACAGCCGGTTAACTATT
This window contains:
- a CDS encoding PGPGW domain-containing protein, which codes for MNADLPGWLAPLAQQLEPWLPALTITGAIMAVASLVALPWFLVRIPENYFTQAYSPHQNRGVIAWLFWLLRNLLALLLLIAGIIMLVLPGQGLLTILIAIMSSTFPGKYRLESAIMRRPGVFRAANWIRAKYHHRPLEHPDAYNKEPTHGR
- the mtnA gene encoding S-methyl-5-thioribose-1-phosphate isomerase — protein: MAVNSAAIRWLGDHLQLLDQRCLPTETLWLDICDSQQAADAIRNMVVRGAPAIGITAAYGLALEAQIMGNDASWVTLQNAVATLADSRPTAVNLFWALERLQRYAGDLQGKALAQALAEDAEAIHREDLAANQAMGEFGADLLPSGATVYTHCNTGALATGGHGTALGIIRSAWARNQLTGVFAGETRPWLQGSRLTSWELLNDGIPVTLVADSCAGQLMQQGKIQAVIVGADRITANGDTANKIGTYNLAVLAQHHNIPFIVAAPVSTLDPALPNGSHIVIEERDANEVRNVQGKSLAPEHCPVYNPAFDITPAQLITAIVTERGVVHRPDTAKINSHLAQTKES
- a CDS encoding methylthioribulose 1-phosphate dehydratase, which produces MPERPYSTTVFRDAARALAATGQRIYANGWSPATSSNYSQRLNTDFAAVTQSGKDKGLLRETDIMAVNMDGQPASSGKPSAETLLHTQLYRFDGNIQAVLHTHSHASTVLTMHWPANSITLEGYELLKALQGITSHNSRLTIPVFENTQDIAALAAKVDQQMRSGHISHAYLIRGHGLYTWANDLPTCYRQLEALETLLAIELECRRLRGS